A single region of the Labeo rohita strain BAU-BD-2019 chromosome 3, IGBB_LRoh.1.0, whole genome shotgun sequence genome encodes:
- the LOC127162896 gene encoding uncharacterized protein LOC127162896 isoform X1 produces the protein MRRCLRHLKGLWEIVAPVIVATALLSPVTVALVIVTVVMVAPAMVAPLMVAHVIVAHVIVAPVIAAPVTVAPVTVAPVIAGPVIVASVIVSPVLFSECLEKVDRWICGDRAALRTVPAPLRNIINTKTTVIYCDLQ, from the exons ATGAGAAGATGTCTGAGACACCTGAAAGGCCTTTGGGAGATTGTGGCTCCTGTCATTGTGGCTACTGCCCTTTTGTCCCCTGTCACTGTGGCCCTTGTGATTGTGACTGTGGTGATGGTGGCGCCGGCGATGGTGGCGCCGTTGATGGTGGCTCATGTGATTGTGGCTCATGTGATTGTGGCCCCTGTGATTGCGGCTCCTGTGACTGTGGCTCCTGTGACTGTGGCCCCTGTGATTGCGGGTCCTGTGATTGTGGCTTCTGTGATTGTGTCTCCTGTATTATTCAGTGAATGTTTGGAGAAAGTTGACAG ATGGATTTGTGGAGACAGAGCAGCACTCCGGACAGTTCCAGCTCCATTAAGGAACATCATCAACACAAAGACAACAGTGATCTACTGTGATCTACAGTAA
- the LOC127162896 gene encoding uncharacterized protein LOC127162896 isoform X3 — protein MRRCLRHLKGLWEIVAPVIVATALLSPVTVALVIVTVVMVAPAMVAPLMVAHVIVAHVIVAPVIAAPVTVAPVTVAPVIAGPVIVASVIVSPVLFSECLEKVDRVDGFVETEQHSGQFQLH, from the exons ATGAGAAGATGTCTGAGACACCTGAAAGGCCTTTGGGAGATTGTGGCTCCTGTCATTGTGGCTACTGCCCTTTTGTCCCCTGTCACTGTGGCCCTTGTGATTGTGACTGTGGTGATGGTGGCGCCGGCGATGGTGGCGCCGTTGATGGTGGCTCATGTGATTGTGGCTCATGTGATTGTGGCCCCTGTGATTGCGGCTCCTGTGACTGTGGCTCCTGTGACTGTGGCCCCTGTGATTGCGGGTCCTGTGATTGTGGCTTCTGTGATTGTGTCTCCTGTATTATTCAGTGAATGTTTGGAGAAAGTTGACAG AGTAGATGGATTTGTGGAGACAGAGCAGCACTCCGGACAGTTCCAGCTCCATTAA
- the LOC127162896 gene encoding uncharacterized protein LOC127162896 isoform X2 codes for MRRCLRHLKGLWEIVAPVIVATALLSPVTVALVIVTVVMVAPAMVAPLMVAHVIVAHVIVAPVIAAPVTVAPVTVAPVIAGPVIVASVIVSPVLFSECLEKVDSNSVIHLYRVDGFVETEQHSGQFQLH; via the exons ATGAGAAGATGTCTGAGACACCTGAAAGGCCTTTGGGAGATTGTGGCTCCTGTCATTGTGGCTACTGCCCTTTTGTCCCCTGTCACTGTGGCCCTTGTGATTGTGACTGTGGTGATGGTGGCGCCGGCGATGGTGGCGCCGTTGATGGTGGCTCATGTGATTGTGGCTCATGTGATTGTGGCCCCTGTGATTGCGGCTCCTGTGACTGTGGCTCCTGTGACTGTGGCCCCTGTGATTGCGGGTCCTGTGATTGTGGCTTCTGTGATTGTGTCTCCTGTATTATTCAGTGAATGTTTGGAGAAAGTTGACAG TAATTCAGTAATTCATCTGTACAGAGTAGATGGATTTGTGGAGACAGAGCAGCACTCCGGACAGTTCCAGCTCCATTAA